A genome region from Mercenaria mercenaria strain notata chromosome 11, MADL_Memer_1, whole genome shotgun sequence includes the following:
- the LOC123531638 gene encoding 2-amino-3-carboxymuconate-6-semialdehyde decarboxylase-like, protein MKIDLHTHILPKEWPDLKQRYGYGDWVQLDHSCEGRCADMMKGDKFFRKVEPNCWLLEDRISEMDATNVDVQVLSTVPVMFSYWAKPEDTLDLCEILNNDLAESVKKYPARFAGLGTLPMQAPELAVKELIRCKHELGFNGIQIGSHVNDWNLDAQELRPIFAAAEEHNVSVFVHPWDMEMGGRMSKYWLPWLVGMPAETSAAICCMTMGGVFEQFPKLKVCFAHGGGAFPFTVGRVEHGYNVRPDLCATNCKKSPRQFLGKFYTDALVHDPKALQLLVDIIGEDRVICGSDYPFPLGEHHPGKLIQESDFSEEIKNKLLSDNACEFLGLDKSNFQGKS, encoded by the exons ATGAAAATTGATCTACATACGCATATTTTACCAAAGGAATGGCCTgatttaaaacag AGGTATGGGTATGGCGACTGGGTTCAGCTTGATCACAGCTGTGAAGGCAGGTGTGCAGATATGATGAAAGGTGACAAATTCTTCCGGAAGGTTGAACCAAATTGCTGGTTGTTAGAGGATCGAATCTCCGAGATGGACGCAACGAATGTTGATGTACAAGTATTGTCTACCGTTCCAGTTATGTTCAGTTACTGG GCCAAGCCAGAAGATACTTTAGACCTCTGTGAGATTTTGAACAACGACTTAGCAGAGTCTGTAAAGAAATACCCGGCCAGGTTTGCCGGGCTGGGTACTCTCCCCATGCAGGCCCCGGAACTTGCTGTCAAGGAGCTGATCAGGTGTAAACATGAACTAG GTTTCAATGGAATACAGATTGGATCACATGTCAATGACTGGAACCTTGACGCACAAGAATTGAGACCAATATTCGCG GCTGCAGAAGAACACAATGTGTCTGTATTTGTACACCCCTGGGATATGGAAATGGGAGGCCGAATGTCGAAATACTGGCTTCCTTGGCTTGTCG GTATGCCCGCTGAGACGAGTGCCGCCATTTGTTGTATGACGATGGGTGGGGTTTTTGAACAATTTCCAAAACTGAAAGTATGCTTTGCACACGGAG GTGGCGCTTTTCCATTCACGGTTGGCCGAGTGGAGCACGGATATAACGTGCGGCCGGATCTGTGTGCCACTAATTGTAAGAAAAGTCCTCGACAGTTCCTTGGTAAATTTTACACAGACGCGTTAGTGCATGACCCTAAAGCACTTCAGCTTCTGGTTGACATCATAGGAGAG GACCGTGTGATATGTGGATCTGACTACCCTTTTCCACTAGGAGAACATCACCCTGGGAAATTGATACAGGAGTCCGACTTTTCTGAGGAAATCAAG AACAAACTGCTTTCCGACAATGCCTGCGAATTTCTTGGATTggataaatcaaactttcaaggAAAAAGTTGA